The segment CTGGAGAAATGGGCGATCACCTTGCCCTGGCGATCCACCACGTACTTGTAGAAGTTCCAGCGCGGCGTCTGCCCGGACTGGGCGATCAGCTCCTTGTAGAGCGGAATCGCCTCGTCGCCGGTGACATGCTGAGGCTGGGTCATGGCGAAGGTCACGCCGTAGTTCACGTAGCAGACCTTGGCGGTCTCCTCGTTGGAGGCGGCCTCCTGCCTGAAGTCGTCCGAAGGCACGCCCAGCACTTCCAGGCCCTGGTCCTTGTAGCGTTTGTAGAGCGCCTCCAGACCCTTGAACTGCGGGGTGAAACCGCAATGGCTGGCGGTGTTGACCACCACCAGCGGCTTGCCGGCGAAGCGCTGGCAGAGGTCGATGGTGTTCTTGGAGCGGAGTTGCGGCAGGTTGTGCTGCAGCAGCGAAGGGCACTCGGCAGCCATGGCCTGGCCGCCGAACAGGGCCAGCAGCGACAGTGACAGGATGGGCAAGGCTTTCATGGCGGGCTCCGGCGCGGATCGAGTGATCTGACTACGCTACCGCCGGGCCGCCCGACTAGCAATTGAATCCCAACTGCATCAGTGCCAATCCGCCTTGCTGCCAGCCCCACCAGCCGAGAGCCAGCAGCAGGCCGGCCGCCAAGGCGCCGATGACCCAACCCAGGCGCAGGCTCATGCCGCCCCGACGGGCCGCAGGCGCGCCACCGGCTGCTCGCGCACCGGCCAGTTCAGCACCGCTGCCGCCAGACTGAGGAAAATGGATATCTGCCATACCAGTTCGTAACTGCCCGTGTGGTCATAGAGATAGCCCCCCAGCCAGCCGCCGAGGAAGGCGCCCAACTGGTGGAACAGGAAAACGATACCACCGAGCATGGACAGGTTGCGCACGCCGAACAGGGTCGCGACGGTGCCGTTGGTCAGGGGAACGGTGGACAGCCACAGCAGCCCCATGGCCATGCCGAAGGCGTAGGCGCTCCAGATGGTCAGCGGCGAGTAGACGAAAGCCACTATCACCACGCCGCGCAGCAGGTACAGCGCGGTGAGCAGCTTCGGCTTGGAGTGGCGGCCGCCGAGCCAGCCGGCGATGTAAGTGCCGAACACGTTGAACAGCCCCACCAGGGCCAGCACCGTGGTGCCCACCG is part of the Pseudomonas lalkuanensis genome and harbors:
- a CDS encoding glutathione peroxidase, whose product is MKALPILSLSLLALFGGQAMAAECPSLLQHNLPQLRSKNTIDLCQRFAGKPLVVVNTASHCGFTPQFKGLEALYKRYKDQGLEVLGVPSDDFRQEAASNEETAKVCYVNYGVTFAMTQPQHVTGDEAIPLYKELIAQSGQTPRWNFYKYVVDRQGKVIAHFSSLTKPDDPDLLKAVEQALASQP